The region CCGCGCGCAGGACCGACTCATTCGGCATACTGTCGCTCTCGACGAACGGGGTTGATAAATGCCACAACGAGTTAGGCTCAACACTCGTTCACCTACGGGGCCTACTCGTATCTGTAATGGCGACCACTGACGCACCGATGCAGATCGATACTGATGCACAGATGTTCAAATACTACCGCCACGCTGTCGAGAAACACTGGGACCCTCATGACATCGACCTCGACGACGACCGCGAAAACATTGCCGAACTCGACGATGAAGAATTCGAGGGATTGAAGCGCGCACTCGCGCTGTTCGGTGCGGGCGAAGATGCCGTCGCGGAGGACCTCGCACCGCTGGCAGTCGTACTTGATGACTTCGAGGACCAGCTGTTCATCACGACCCAGCTCTACGAGGAAGCCAAACACTCGGACTTCTTCGACCGCTACTGGCGCGAAGTGATCCACGCAGCGGAGGACGACCGTGGGCAGAAACACTCCTCGCCGGCTGACGAGCGGTGGTTCTCGGACGAATACGACGAGCTGTTCGAGCGCAACGAGGCTGCAATGGCCGAACTGCTCGACGACGACACCGCCGAGAACCGCGCGAAAGCCTACTCACACTACCACATGACCGTCGAGGGAATCCTCGCCCAGACCGGCTACTACGGACTCACCCGCCAGTTCGACGAGGACACCTATCCTGACCTTCCCCATCTGCCAGGACTGGTCTCGGGTCTCACCTACATTCGCAGCGATGAAGGCCGCCACGTTGGCTTCGGGATGGCGAAGCTCAAGGAACTCGTCGAAACCGAGCGCGTACAGCCAGCCGTCATCGAGGAGACTGTCGGTGACCTCCTGCCGTTGGTGCAGGCGGCGATTCCGAGCTACGAGCGTGCCGGTGACGAAGGTGTCACACCGACAGAACTCACTGAGTACGCGACGAACAAACACGAACAGCGCATGAAACAGATCACTTCCGCGAGCGAACGCATCCCCGATGTCGAGGAACTGACGTCGCTCGCGGACTGATGCCGAGCATAACGATACGAGCCAGAACAAGCAA is a window of Halococcus salsus DNA encoding:
- a CDS encoding ribonucleotide-diphosphate reductase subunit beta — protein: MATTDAPMQIDTDAQMFKYYRHAVEKHWDPHDIDLDDDRENIAELDDEEFEGLKRALALFGAGEDAVAEDLAPLAVVLDDFEDQLFITTQLYEEAKHSDFFDRYWREVIHAAEDDRGQKHSSPADERWFSDEYDELFERNEAAMAELLDDDTAENRAKAYSHYHMTVEGILAQTGYYGLTRQFDEDTYPDLPHLPGLVSGLTYIRSDEGRHVGFGMAKLKELVETERVQPAVIEETVGDLLPLVQAAIPSYERAGDEGVTPTELTEYATNKHEQRMKQITSASERIPDVEELTSLAD